One Deltaproteobacteria bacterium DNA window includes the following coding sequences:
- a CDS encoding 2-oxoacid:ferredoxin oxidoreductase subunit beta, whose protein sequence is MSYIKKPSARNPSLKPNALGLTVRDYEGVMSTLCAGCGHDSITAAITRAFYELDVPPHMVAKLSGIGCSSKTPTYFLSGAHGFNSAHGRMPAILTGASAANRDLTYIGVSGDGDSLSIGLGQMAHAIRRNVDALYVLENNGVYGLTKGQFSASADPGSKSKYGETNPQQAMDPVLLALSLGATFVARSFSGDKSQLVPILKAALAHRGFALVDVISPCVTFNDHEGSTKSYRYTRQHDQEVVEADWIPPDFVPPAGEITADYAAGTSADVTLHDGSVVRFTKIPEGYDPGDRDAVVSYVRRKRTAGVVPTGLLFLDPGGSEMHAANRTVATPLAQLPYESLCPGAAALDALQRSYR, encoded by the coding sequence ATGAGCTACATCAAGAAGCCTTCGGCGCGGAACCCGTCGCTGAAGCCGAACGCGCTCGGCCTCACCGTGCGCGACTACGAGGGCGTGATGTCGACGCTCTGCGCCGGCTGCGGCCACGACTCGATCACCGCCGCCATCACGCGCGCCTTCTATGAGCTCGACGTGCCCCCGCACATGGTCGCGAAGCTCTCGGGCATCGGCTGCTCGTCGAAGACGCCGACCTACTTCCTCTCGGGGGCGCACGGCTTCAACTCGGCGCACGGCCGCATGCCGGCGATCCTCACGGGCGCCTCGGCCGCGAACCGCGACCTCACGTACATCGGCGTGAGCGGCGACGGCGACTCGCTCTCGATCGGTCTCGGCCAGATGGCGCACGCCATCCGGCGGAACGTCGACGCGCTCTACGTGCTCGAGAACAACGGCGTCTACGGGCTCACCAAGGGCCAGTTCTCGGCGTCGGCCGATCCCGGCTCGAAGTCCAAGTACGGCGAGACGAATCCCCAGCAGGCGATGGACCCGGTGCTGCTCGCCTTGAGCCTCGGCGCGACGTTCGTCGCGCGGAGCTTCTCGGGCGACAAGTCGCAACTGGTGCCGATCCTGAAAGCCGCGCTCGCGCACCGCGGGTTCGCGCTCGTGGACGTGATCTCCCCGTGCGTCACCTTCAACGATCACGAAGGCTCGACGAAGAGCTACCGCTACACCCGGCAGCACGACCAGGAGGTCGTCGAGGCGGACTGGATCCCGCCGGACTTCGTGCCGCCGGCCGGCGAGATCACGGCCGACTACGCCGCCGGCACGAGCGCCGACGTGACGCTGCATGACGGCAGCGTCGTACGCTTCACGAAGATCCCCGAGGGGTACGATCCCGGTGATCGCGACGCGGTCGTGTCGTACGTGCGCCGGAAGAGGACCGCCGGGGTCGTCCCGACGGGACTCCTCTTCCTCGATCCCGGCGGCAGCGAGATGCACGCCGCCAACCGCACGGTCGCGACTCCGCTCGCGCAACTGCCCTACGAGTCGCTCTGCCCCGGCGCCGCCGCGCTCGACGCGCTCCAGCGGTCGTATCGCTGA
- a CDS encoding 2-oxoacid:acceptor oxidoreductase subunit alpha: MVNRFAFKLANVNGTGSASANSLLMQAIFRMGIPVSGKNLFPSNIQGLPTWYEIRVDRDGHTARTARFDLMVAMNAETYEADIDEVRPGGWVLFDSSWPLKPSFLRTDVTFLGVPYANICIENFGAARERTLMKNIVYAGTLAALLDIDMDVVQGMLAEKFGAKPKLMASNAKAIRLGYDYAKEHFACPLPIRLEAMDTTADTILINGNTAIALGALYAGATVAAWYPITPSTSVLDAFKELCEEYRVDPETNERRYCILQAEDELAAIGMVIGAGWNGARAFTATSGPGISLMSELVGLAYYAEIPAVIVDVQRVGPSTGMPTRTQQGDILLCAYASHGDTKHLLLFPGNPEECFHFTARAFDLAERFQAPVFVLSDLDIGMNDWVVPRLTWDDSYRPDRGRVLSREDLEALPKYHRYSPEDWQGVAARTLPGTSSKGAFFTRGSGHNKHGGYTEDPDEYREVMDRLARKHWTARNFVPPALIETRPNASFGIVTVGSCDLAVREALAELAENGLMGDYLRVRGFPFGPEVESFLRRHDRMFVVEQNRDAQLRSLLTLETGVAKAQLFSVRAYGGLPLQADQVVREVVHQIRETEKERPA; encoded by the coding sequence ATGGTCAACCGCTTCGCGTTCAAGCTCGCGAACGTGAACGGCACGGGGTCGGCGTCGGCCAACAGCCTCCTGATGCAGGCCATCTTCCGGATGGGCATCCCGGTCTCGGGGAAGAACCTCTTTCCGTCGAACATCCAGGGCCTCCCCACCTGGTACGAGATCCGCGTCGACAGGGACGGCCACACCGCGCGCACCGCGCGCTTCGACCTGATGGTCGCGATGAACGCGGAGACCTACGAGGCCGACATCGACGAGGTGCGCCCGGGCGGCTGGGTGCTCTTCGATTCGTCCTGGCCGTTGAAGCCGTCGTTCCTCCGCACCGATGTCACCTTCCTCGGTGTGCCGTACGCGAACATCTGCATCGAGAACTTCGGCGCGGCGCGCGAGCGTACGCTCATGAAGAACATCGTCTACGCCGGGACGCTCGCGGCGCTCCTCGACATCGACATGGACGTCGTCCAGGGCATGCTGGCGGAGAAGTTCGGAGCGAAGCCGAAGCTGATGGCGTCGAACGCGAAAGCGATCCGGCTCGGCTACGACTACGCCAAGGAGCACTTCGCGTGCCCGCTGCCGATCCGCCTCGAGGCCATGGACACGACGGCCGACACGATCCTCATCAACGGCAACACGGCGATCGCGCTCGGCGCGCTCTACGCGGGCGCGACCGTCGCCGCCTGGTATCCGATCACGCCGTCGACGAGCGTCCTCGACGCGTTCAAGGAGCTCTGCGAGGAGTATCGCGTCGACCCCGAGACCAACGAGCGGCGGTACTGCATCCTCCAGGCCGAGGACGAGCTCGCGGCGATCGGCATGGTGATCGGCGCCGGGTGGAACGGCGCGCGCGCCTTCACCGCGACCTCGGGGCCGGGCATCTCGCTCATGAGCGAGCTCGTCGGGCTCGCGTACTACGCGGAGATTCCGGCCGTCATCGTCGACGTGCAGCGCGTCGGCCCGTCGACCGGGATGCCGACCCGCACGCAGCAGGGCGACATTCTCCTGTGCGCCTACGCGTCGCACGGCGACACCAAGCACCTCCTGCTCTTCCCGGGGAATCCGGAGGAGTGCTTCCACTTCACGGCCCGCGCCTTCGACCTCGCGGAGCGCTTCCAGGCCCCGGTGTTCGTCCTCTCGGACCTCGACATCGGCATGAACGACTGGGTCGTGCCGCGCCTCACCTGGGACGATTCCTATCGCCCCGACCGCGGCCGCGTGCTCTCCCGCGAGGATCTCGAGGCCCTCCCGAAGTACCATCGCTACTCGCCGGAGGACTGGCAGGGCGTGGCGGCGCGCACGCTCCCGGGCACGAGCTCCAAGGGCGCCTTCTTCACGCGCGGCTCCGGGCACAACAAGCACGGCGGCTACACGGAGGATCCCGACGAGTATCGGGAGGTGATGGACCGGCTCGCGCGCAAGCACTGGACGGCGCGGAACTTCGTGCCGCCCGCGCTCATCGAGACGCGGCCCAACGCGAGCTTCGGCATCGTCACGGTGGGGAGCTGCGACCTCGCGGTCCGCGAGGCGCTCGCCGAGCTGGCGGAGAACGGGCTCATGGGCGACTACCTCAGGGTGCGCGGCTTCCCGTTCGGTCCGGAGGTCGAGTCGTTCCTTCGCCGACACGACCGCATGTTCGTCGTCGAGCAGAATCGCGACGCCCAGCTGCGCTCGCTCCTCACGCTCGAGACCGGCGTCGCGAAGGCGCAGCTCTTCTCGGTGCGCGCCTACGGCGGGTTGCCGCTCCAGGCCGATCAAGTGGTGCGCGAGGTCGTCCACCAGATCCGCGAGACCGAGAAGGAGCGGCCGGCATGA